The DNA sequence CGCCGGGCACCGCGGCCAGCGCAGCCGGCCTCCAGCACGATCAGCGGGCCTTCCGCGTGCTCACGGCGAAGCTACGCTCGGGTGCCAGCTACTTGCCCGGACGCGACATCTGGGCCGTCGCCCGCGACGACGACGGCTTCACCGTGTATGCGTTGCACAACGACGAAGAGACGACGGTGCAGGGCCGGGCGCTGGTACTGGCACCCGGCGCGTACGACCGTCAGCTGCCCTTTCCGGGGTGGGACCTGCCGGGTGTCTACACCGCCGGCGGCGCTCAGGCGCTGCTGAAAGGCCATGGTGTCCGGGTGGGTACCCGCGTCGTCGTGGGTGGTACGGGTCCTTTCCTGCTACCGGTCGCCGCCGGCCTCGCCCGGCACGGAGTCGATGTTCGCGGCGTCTTCGAAGCCAACCACCCGATCGCCTGGGCGCGGCATACAGCAGCCGCGATCCGCAATGTCGGCAAGATCGCCGAAGGCTCCCGCTATGCGGCGACACTGGCCCGGCACCGGGTCCGGGTTCGCGCTGGGCACGCCATCGTGGCCGCCCACGGCGACGATCATGTGGAAGCGGCGACCGTGGTCCGGCTCACCCGGAACTGGCAGGTGGTCCCAGGCAGTTCGCGCATCGTGGCATGTGATGCGGTCGCGGTCGGCTGGGGGTTCACACCTCGGTTGGAGCTGCCGCTGGCGCTTGGCTGTGCCACCCGCGTGGATTCGGACGGCTCGCTCGTCGTCGACGTCGACGAGCACCAGGCCACCGACATCCCCGGCGTTTTCGCGGCGGGCGAGGTGGGCGGCGTCGGCGGTGCGGCGCTTGCCGTCGTCGAAGGAGAAATCGCGGGCCACGCCGCGGCCAGCTACGCCACCGTTGCGTACGCAAACCGACCGAACCACCGCACGGTGGGGGATGTCGATGCCGTCCATGGTGCGGATGGGCATCGGAAGACGACGAAGGAGTCTTCCGCGGGCGAGGACGGCATCGACATCCCCCACCGTGCCACCCGAAAGCGGGAGCGACTTCGGAACTTTGCCACCGCCATGCATGACATCTATCCGGTGCGTGACGGCTGGCGGGGATGGCTGCGGCCGGACACCGTCGTCTGCCGCTGCGAAGAGGTCCCGCTCGCCGCTATCACCGAGGCGGTGCACGAACTCGGGGCGACCGACGCGCGAACGGTCAAGCTGTTCAGCCGCGCGGGAATGGGGTGGTGCCAGGGACGCACATGTGGTTTCGCCGTCAGCCGTCTCACCGCCGCTGAATCCGGCACGGCCACAGATCCGCGCGGATTGGCCGAGCGGCCCGTTGCCACACCTATACCGCTTGGCCTGCTCGCGCGACGTTCTACACCCCCGCCGGCTCAGACAGACAGCCCGGAGATGGCCGACCAGCGACGAGAGGAAGACGAATGATGACCAGCAACAGGCCCCCCTGGCACGGAGTCCTCGTGGCGACCGCGTTGCCGTTCCGCGAGGACCTCTCAGTCGATCTGGACCGGTATGCCGAGCATGTGCGATGGCTGGCGGACAACGGATGTCACGGTGTCTGCCCGAATGGATCGCTGGGCGAATACCAAGTGCTGACGGCAGAGGAACGAGCCGCGGTGGTCCGCACGGCGGTGGAGGCGGCTCCACCGGGCTTTACTGTGATGCCGGGGGTCGGAGCGTACGGCGCGATGGAGGCCAGGCGCTGGGCGGAGGACGCCGCCGAGGCCGGTGCGCAGGTAGTGCTGTCGCTGCCGCCCAATTCTTACCGCGGCGACGACCGAGCCGTCGTCGAACACTACCGGGAGGTGGCCAAGGCCGGCCTACCGGTGACCGCTTACAACAATCCGCTCGACACCAAGATCGATCTGCGCCCGGACCTGCTGGCAAGACTGCACGAGGAGGGCCTGATCGTCGGGGTGAAGGAGTTCACCGGCGATCCCCGTCGCGGCTACCAGATCGCGGAGCTGGCGCCGGGGCTGGACGTCATCATCGGCACCGATGATGCCGTCCTGGAGCTCGGCCTGGCCGGGGCGAAAGGGTGGATCGCCGGCTTCCCCAACTCGCTGCCGAAAGCCTGTGTGGATCTCTACGACGCGGCGCTCGCACAGGACCTCGACACCGCACTTCCGTTGTACCGGCAGCTGCACCCACTACTGCGATGGGACTATCGCACCGAATTCGTGCAGGCGATCAAGCTGTCGATGGAGGTGGCCGGGCGTTACGGCGGGCCGTGCCGGCCGCCGCGCCAGCCGCTGCTTCCGGAGCAGGCGGCGGAGATCCGCCGGACAACGGAGCGCCTCCTCCCGTGATCATTGGCACTTAGCCACCTAATTCGGGGGCTAAGTGCCAATGATCATGGGAAGGCAACGAAGGGAGGCGACATGCGAACCAGCCGGGTGTTCCACGCCGTCGACTCGCACACGGAGGGCATGCCGACGCGGGTCATCACGGGGGGCGTCGGCGCCATGCCGGGTTCGACCATGGCCGAGCGCCGGCAGTGGTTCGTCGCGAACTCCGACGGACTTCGCCGGCTGCTGATGAACGAGCCGCGTGGCCACGCCGCCATGAGCGGAGCGATCCTGCAACCGCCCACCCGCCCGGACGCCGACATGGGTGTGCTGTTCATCGAAGTGTCGGGCTGCTTGCCGATGTGCGGACACGGCACTATCGGTGTGGCAACCGTCCTGGTGGAGACCGGACTGGTGGCGGTGAGCGAACCGACGACGTCGATCCGGCTCGACACCCCCGCCGGGCTCGTCGTCGCCGAGGTCGCCGTCCGCGACGGTGCCGCGGAGTCGGTGACGATCCGCAACGTCGCCTCGTACTGCCACGAACTCGACGCCAGCGTCGAGGTGCCGGGCCACGGCACCGTGCGCTACGACATGGCCTACGGCGGCAACTTCTATGCGATCCTCGACCTGGACCAGCTGGGTATCCCGTTCGATCGCGCGGAGAAGCAACGCATCCTCGACGCCGGGCTGGCGATCATGGCGGCGGTCAACGAACAGCGCCGGCCCGTGCATCCGGAGCGGGACGACATCGCGGTCTGTCACCACGTGCAGTTCCTCGCGCCTGGTTCGAACGCCCGGCGTTCGAGACACGCGATGGCCATCCATCCTGGCTGGTTCGACCGGTCGCCGTGCGGCACCGGGACGTCGGCCCGGTTGGCCCAGCTCCATGCCCGCGGCGAGTTGCCCTTGCACACCGACTTCGTCAACGAATCGTTCATCGGCACCCAATTCACCGGACGACTGGTCGAGGAGACAACTGTCGGCACCCGGCCCGCCGTGGTCCCGGCCATCACCGGACGCGCCTGGATCACCGGGACGGCGCAGTACATGCTCGATCCGCGCGACCCGTTCCCCGAAGGGTTCCAGCTTTGACCGTGACCAGCCGGTCAGCTTCAGCTAAACCCACCGGCCGTAGGGCACGTTCCGCGGGACGGCTGGCCGGTCGCTTCGCCGTCCCCGCGATCATGGCGGCGATCTTCGCCGCGCCGCTCTGGTTCATGATCGTGGGATCGCTGCGGCCCCCCGGGACGCCGCCGCCGCGCACGCTGGAGATCCTGCCGCCTGAGCCGACACTGGATGCCTACATCCGGCTGCCCGAACTGATCCCTCTGTTCACCTATCTTGGCAATTCGGCGCTGGTCGTGGCCCTCGCGGTGCCGCTGACCGTCCTGATCGCCGCGCTCACCGGCTTCGGCCTCCGGATCCTGGC is a window from the Phytoactinopolyspora mesophila genome containing:
- a CDS encoding NAD(P)/FAD-dependent oxidoreductase, whose protein sequence is MPTSTPETRCDVLVVGAGPAGLAAAAAAAGAGRAVAVVDSGQTPGGQYWRYSPGTAASAAGLQHDQRAFRVLTAKLRSGASYLPGRDIWAVARDDDGFTVYALHNDEETTVQGRALVLAPGAYDRQLPFPGWDLPGVYTAGGAQALLKGHGVRVGTRVVVGGTGPFLLPVAAGLARHGVDVRGVFEANHPIAWARHTAAAIRNVGKIAEGSRYAATLARHRVRVRAGHAIVAAHGDDHVEAATVVRLTRNWQVVPGSSRIVACDAVAVGWGFTPRLELPLALGCATRVDSDGSLVVDVDEHQATDIPGVFAAGEVGGVGGAALAVVEGEIAGHAAASYATVAYANRPNHRTVGDVDAVHGADGHRKTTKESSAGEDGIDIPHRATRKRERLRNFATAMHDIYPVRDGWRGWLRPDTVVCRCEEVPLAAITEAVHELGATDARTVKLFSRAGMGWCQGRTCGFAVSRLTAAESGTATDPRGLAERPVATPIPLGLLARRSTPPPAQTDSPEMADQRREEDE
- a CDS encoding dihydrodipicolinate synthase family protein, with amino-acid sequence MTSNRPPWHGVLVATALPFREDLSVDLDRYAEHVRWLADNGCHGVCPNGSLGEYQVLTAEERAAVVRTAVEAAPPGFTVMPGVGAYGAMEARRWAEDAAEAGAQVVLSLPPNSYRGDDRAVVEHYREVAKAGLPVTAYNNPLDTKIDLRPDLLARLHEEGLIVGVKEFTGDPRRGYQIAELAPGLDVIIGTDDAVLELGLAGAKGWIAGFPNSLPKACVDLYDAALAQDLDTALPLYRQLHPLLRWDYRTEFVQAIKLSMEVAGRYGGPCRPPRQPLLPEQAAEIRRTTERLLP
- a CDS encoding proline racemase family protein, producing the protein MRTSRVFHAVDSHTEGMPTRVITGGVGAMPGSTMAERRQWFVANSDGLRRLLMNEPRGHAAMSGAILQPPTRPDADMGVLFIEVSGCLPMCGHGTIGVATVLVETGLVAVSEPTTSIRLDTPAGLVVAEVAVRDGAAESVTIRNVASYCHELDASVEVPGHGTVRYDMAYGGNFYAILDLDQLGIPFDRAEKQRILDAGLAIMAAVNEQRRPVHPERDDIAVCHHVQFLAPGSNARRSRHAMAIHPGWFDRSPCGTGTSARLAQLHARGELPLHTDFVNESFIGTQFTGRLVEETTVGTRPAVVPAITGRAWITGTAQYMLDPRDPFPEGFQL